Proteins encoded within one genomic window of Microbacterium soli:
- a CDS encoding response regulator transcription factor — translation MRILICEDSVLLREGLVRLLEDAGDEVVAALADTDGLLDAVVETEPELCILDVRLPPTFTDEGIRAALEIRAAYPSLPLLVLSQYVEERYASELIASQSGQARGGALGYLLKDRVTDVAEFIDSVRSIAAGSTVLDPEVVAQLLTRRNHDERMQRLTERERTVLALIAEGRSNSAIATTLFLSEASVEKHITAIFQKLGLEREDGNRRVLAALAHIENIGTAVTDAGNDDQGGRR, via the coding sequence ATGCGCATCCTGATCTGCGAGGACTCGGTCCTCCTCCGCGAAGGCCTCGTGCGACTGCTGGAGGACGCCGGCGACGAGGTCGTGGCCGCACTGGCGGACACCGACGGCCTGCTGGATGCCGTCGTGGAGACCGAGCCGGAGCTGTGCATCCTGGACGTCCGGCTGCCGCCGACCTTCACGGACGAGGGCATCCGCGCCGCCCTGGAGATCCGCGCCGCGTATCCGTCGCTTCCTCTGCTGGTGCTCTCCCAGTACGTGGAGGAGCGCTACGCGAGCGAGCTGATCGCGTCGCAGTCCGGGCAGGCGCGCGGCGGGGCGCTGGGTTACCTGCTCAAAGATCGGGTCACCGACGTCGCCGAGTTCATCGACTCGGTGCGCAGCATCGCCGCCGGCAGCACGGTGCTGGACCCGGAGGTGGTGGCGCAGTTGCTCACCCGCCGCAATCACGACGAGCGGATGCAGCGGCTCACCGAGCGCGAGAGGACGGTGCTCGCCCTCATCGCGGAGGGCAGGTCAAACAGTGCCATCGCCACCACGCTGTTCCTCAGCGAGGCCAGCGTGGAGAAGCACATCACCGCCATCTTCCAGAAGCTCGGGCTGGAACGCGAGGACGGGAACCGGCGGGTGCTGGCGGCACTCGCGCACATCGAGAACATCGGCACCGCCGTGACGGATGCCGGCAACGACGACCAGGGAGGCAGGCGATGA
- a CDS encoding sensor histidine kinase, whose product MTTNPTPPPPAPQPPSYTPPAASAAAPSASSVPASPAASATQTDAVKPPLRIVLTILELAALGAAGSAVLGVLAAALGLGLGMLFVFGVGIFVLLGLVYGLYGVAWFEVRRVGGLYGGQLPDLPWRPQTHPGFGGWFRTVSRQSVDGRMWRVLLNFVLACVAGTIVLRLFWGIVWSVFFAFSEASGQSIVAGPFGAAMSAEWAPLVGILGVLAAAAGIVGLALLHRLLSRTLVMPDREAELSAQVRTTSAQRAGAVRAAELERTRIERDLHDGVQPRLVSVGMTLGLAQQKIDSDPAAAKALIGEAHTSTKAAITELRQLARGIHTSVLDDRGLDAALSALAGRSHIPVQLDVRIDPSASGAAASCRDAEAAVYFAIAESLTNAAKHSRAGECRVLVRSREGALWARVEDNGLGGAQVQPGGGLDGITNRILAAGGTFRLDSPAGGPTSLEVTVPCAS is encoded by the coding sequence ATGACCACGAATCCGACTCCACCGCCCCCGGCACCGCAGCCGCCGTCGTATACGCCGCCGGCGGCGTCGGCGGCCGCGCCGTCCGCATCATCGGTACCGGCGTCGCCCGCGGCATCCGCGACGCAGACGGATGCCGTCAAGCCGCCGCTGCGCATCGTCCTGACGATCCTCGAGCTGGCCGCCCTCGGTGCGGCGGGCTCGGCGGTCCTCGGCGTCCTCGCCGCCGCCCTCGGGCTGGGACTGGGGATGCTGTTCGTCTTCGGCGTCGGGATCTTCGTCCTGCTCGGGCTCGTGTACGGCCTGTACGGGGTGGCGTGGTTCGAGGTGCGTCGCGTCGGCGGTCTCTACGGCGGGCAGCTGCCCGATCTGCCATGGCGGCCGCAGACGCACCCCGGCTTCGGCGGGTGGTTCCGCACCGTGAGTCGCCAGTCGGTGGACGGGCGGATGTGGCGCGTGCTGCTGAACTTCGTGCTGGCCTGCGTCGCCGGCACGATCGTGCTCCGGCTGTTCTGGGGCATCGTCTGGTCGGTGTTCTTCGCCTTCTCGGAGGCGAGCGGCCAGAGCATCGTGGCGGGTCCGTTCGGCGCCGCCATGTCCGCCGAGTGGGCGCCGCTGGTCGGCATCCTCGGTGTGCTGGCCGCGGCCGCCGGCATCGTGGGCCTCGCCCTGCTGCACCGGCTGCTCAGCCGCACGCTCGTCATGCCCGACCGGGAGGCGGAGCTCAGCGCCCAGGTGCGCACGACATCCGCGCAGCGCGCCGGGGCCGTGCGCGCGGCGGAGCTGGAGCGCACCCGCATCGAGCGCGATCTGCACGACGGCGTCCAGCCCCGGCTGGTCTCGGTGGGCATGACCCTGGGCCTCGCCCAGCAGAAGATCGACTCGGACCCCGCCGCCGCGAAGGCCCTCATCGGCGAGGCGCACACCTCGACCAAGGCCGCCATCACCGAGCTGCGTCAGCTCGCCCGCGGCATCCACACCTCCGTCCTCGACGATCGCGGGCTGGACGCGGCGCTGTCGGCGCTCGCCGGCCGCTCGCACATCCCCGTGCAGCTGGACGTGCGCATCGACCCGAGTGCGAGCGGTGCGGCCGCGTCCTGCCGGGATGCCGAGGCGGCCGTGTACTTCGCGATCGCCGAGTCGCTGACCAACGCCGCCAAGCACTCCCGTGCCGGGGAATGCCGGGTGCTCGTGCGCAGCCGCGAGGGCGCGCTGTGGGCGCGCGTCGAGGACAACGGCCTGGGCGGCGCGCAGGTGCAGCCCGGGGGCGGACTCGACGGCATCACGAACCGCATCCTGGCCGCCGGCGGAACCTTCCGCCTGGACAGCCCGGCCGGCGGGCCGACCAGCCTGGAGGTGACGGTGCCATGCGCATCCTGA
- a CDS encoding VIT family protein, whose protein sequence is MTDAHGDEPHGTGLGQRLNWLRAGVLGANDGIVSVASLVVGVAGATSGTTALVIAGLAGLVGGAISMALGEYVSVSSQRDSERALIHKEREELRTMPDEELEELTLLYRERGLSESTARQVATELTAHDALAAHLEVELGIDQDDLVNPWHAAVSSAISFTIGALLPLLAILLPPAGWRVPVTFTAVLLALALTGWISARVGGASPVRASARLVLGGALALLATWLIGTLLGTTGVV, encoded by the coding sequence ATGACGGATGCGCACGGCGACGAACCGCACGGCACCGGGCTCGGCCAGCGCCTGAACTGGCTGCGGGCCGGAGTGCTGGGCGCCAACGACGGCATCGTGTCGGTCGCGTCTCTGGTGGTGGGCGTCGCCGGTGCGACCAGTGGCACGACCGCCCTGGTCATCGCCGGGCTCGCCGGCCTCGTCGGCGGAGCCATCTCGATGGCGCTCGGCGAGTACGTGTCGGTGTCCAGTCAGCGCGACAGCGAGCGGGCGCTCATCCACAAGGAGCGCGAGGAGCTGCGCACCATGCCCGACGAGGAGCTCGAGGAGCTGACCCTGCTGTACCGTGAGCGCGGGCTCAGCGAGAGCACAGCGCGTCAGGTCGCCACCGAGCTCACCGCGCATGATGCGCTGGCCGCGCACCTGGAGGTCGAGCTGGGCATCGACCAGGACGACCTGGTCAACCCGTGGCACGCCGCCGTGTCCTCGGCGATCTCGTTCACGATCGGTGCGTTGCTGCCGCTGCTGGCCATCCTGCTGCCGCCCGCCGGGTGGCGGGTGCCCGTCACCTTCACGGCCGTGCTCCTCGCCCTCGCCCTGACCGGGTGGATCTCCGCCCGCGTGGGCGGTGCCAGCCCCGTCCGGGCATCGGCGCGTCTCGTGCTCGGCGGGGCGCTGGCGCTGCTGGCGACATGGCTCATCGGCACCCTGCTGGGCACCACGGGCGTGGTGTGA
- a CDS encoding DUF3566 domain-containing protein, which translates to MSTVADKLAKKSTRRTSGKQVRLRLVYVDFWSAVKLSFLGAVALAIVTMVSFFLIFMVLQATNVLAQTGEFLDTLTDGAVDLQSLVGLPQVMAFGAVVSILNLIVFTVLGAVVAGIYNLAVKVTGGLLVGFMSN; encoded by the coding sequence ATGAGCACAGTCGCAGACAAGCTGGCGAAGAAGTCGACCCGCAGGACCAGCGGCAAGCAGGTCCGGCTGCGTCTGGTCTACGTCGACTTCTGGTCTGCGGTCAAGCTGTCGTTCCTGGGGGCGGTGGCACTGGCGATCGTCACGATGGTGTCGTTCTTCCTCATCTTCATGGTGCTGCAGGCCACGAACGTGCTCGCCCAGACGGGCGAGTTCCTGGACACCCTCACGGACGGGGCGGTCGACCTGCAGAGTCTGGTGGGTCTGCCTCAGGTGATGGCGTTCGGCGCCGTGGTGTCGATCCTCAACCTCATCGTGTTCACGGTGCTCGGCGCCGTGGTCGCCGGCATCTACAACCTGGCGGTCAAGGTGACCGGCGGGCTGCTGGTCGGCTTCATGTCGAACTGA
- the gyrA gene encoding DNA gyrase subunit A gives MTDEERPEPIHEHGRIDQVDLQSEMQRSYLDYAMAVIVGRALPDVRDGLKPVHRRVIYGMYDGGYRPDKKFSKCARVVGEVMGQYHPHGDSAIYDTLVRLVQPWTLRYPLALGQGNFGSPGNMGAAAPRYTETKMSPLALEMVRDIEEETVDFSPNYDGETQEPDVLPARFPNLLVNGSVGIAVGMATNIPPHNLREVAAAALWALENPGLPREELLDGLIQRIPGPDFPTGAQILGVKGIHEAYRTGRGSITMRAVVEIEEIQGRTCLVVTELPYQVNPDNLAVKIGELARDGKISGIADIRDESSDRTGQRLVIVLKRDAVAKVVLNNLYKHTQLQDNFGANMLAIVDGVPRTLALDGFITNWLDHQLDVIVRRTGFRLRKAQARMHILQGYLKALDALDEVIALIRRSPTVDEAREGLKALLEIDDDQAEAILQMQLRRLAALERQKIIDEATELAARIADFKDIIATEARQREIVHAELGEIVDRFGDERRTHILHGFDGDMSMEDLIPVEEMVVTITREGYIKRTRSDNYRSQHRGGKGVKGAQLRADDLVEHFFVTTTHHWLLVFTDKGRVYRTKTYEVPEAGRDAKGQHVANLLALQPEEKIAQVLAISDYQAKDYLVLATQGGLVKKTRLSEYDTNRQGGVIAIRMREGDELVSAKLVNADEDILLISAKGMSVRFHATDDALRPMGRATEGVRGMKFKDEADCLLSASVVADDAYVFTVTDGGYAKRTSVSEYKVQKRGGTGIKVAKLSDERGVLAGGLVVAEEDEVLVVLSSGKVVRSAVAEVPAKGRDTMGVVFARMKGDDRILAVARNSERGIDDEDETEDETSAPETPEA, from the coding sequence ATGACTGACGAAGAACGCCCCGAGCCGATCCACGAGCACGGCCGCATCGACCAGGTCGACCTGCAGTCCGAGATGCAGCGCAGCTATCTCGACTACGCCATGGCCGTCATCGTGGGGCGCGCGCTGCCGGATGTGCGCGACGGCCTCAAGCCCGTGCACCGCCGGGTGATCTACGGCATGTACGACGGCGGCTACCGTCCCGACAAGAAGTTCTCCAAGTGCGCCCGCGTGGTCGGCGAGGTGATGGGGCAGTACCACCCGCACGGCGACTCCGCGATCTACGACACCCTCGTGCGTCTCGTGCAGCCGTGGACGCTGCGCTACCCGCTGGCCCTCGGTCAGGGGAACTTCGGCTCCCCCGGCAACATGGGCGCCGCCGCCCCACGGTACACCGAGACGAAGATGTCGCCGCTCGCCCTGGAGATGGTGCGCGACATCGAGGAGGAGACCGTCGACTTCTCGCCGAACTACGACGGCGAGACGCAGGAGCCGGACGTCCTCCCGGCGCGGTTCCCCAATCTGCTGGTCAACGGCTCCGTCGGCATCGCCGTCGGCATGGCGACCAACATCCCGCCGCACAACCTGCGCGAGGTCGCGGCCGCCGCGCTGTGGGCGCTGGAGAATCCCGGACTGCCCCGCGAGGAGCTGCTGGACGGGCTGATCCAGCGCATCCCCGGGCCGGACTTCCCCACCGGCGCGCAGATCCTCGGCGTCAAGGGCATTCACGAGGCGTACCGTACCGGCCGCGGATCGATCACCATGCGGGCCGTCGTGGAGATCGAGGAGATCCAGGGCCGCACGTGCCTGGTCGTCACAGAGCTGCCGTACCAGGTCAACCCCGACAACCTCGCCGTGAAGATCGGCGAGCTGGCGCGCGACGGGAAGATCAGCGGCATCGCCGACATCCGCGACGAGTCCTCCGACCGCACCGGTCAGCGCCTGGTGATCGTGCTCAAGCGCGACGCCGTGGCGAAGGTCGTGCTGAACAACCTGTACAAGCACACCCAGCTCCAGGACAACTTCGGCGCCAACATGCTGGCGATCGTCGACGGCGTCCCGCGCACCCTCGCGCTGGACGGGTTCATCACGAACTGGCTCGACCACCAGCTCGACGTCATCGTCCGGCGTACGGGGTTCCGGCTGCGCAAGGCGCAGGCCCGCATGCACATCCTGCAGGGATACCTGAAGGCTCTCGACGCGCTCGACGAGGTCATCGCCCTGATCCGCCGCTCCCCCACCGTCGACGAGGCCCGCGAGGGGCTCAAGGCGCTGCTGGAGATCGACGACGACCAGGCCGAGGCGATCCTGCAGATGCAACTGCGCCGTCTGGCCGCCCTGGAGCGGCAGAAGATCATCGACGAGGCGACCGAGCTCGCGGCGCGCATCGCCGACTTCAAGGACATCATCGCCACCGAGGCCCGCCAGCGCGAGATCGTGCACGCCGAACTGGGCGAGATCGTCGACCGTTTCGGCGACGAGCGCCGCACGCACATCCTGCACGGGTTCGACGGCGACATGTCGATGGAGGACCTCATCCCCGTCGAGGAGATGGTCGTCACCATCACCCGTGAGGGCTACATCAAGCGCACCCGCAGCGACAACTACCGCTCACAGCATCGTGGCGGCAAGGGTGTGAAGGGGGCGCAGCTGCGTGCCGACGACCTCGTCGAGCACTTCTTCGTCACCACCACCCACCACTGGCTGTTGGTGTTCACCGACAAGGGCCGGGTCTACCGCACCAAGACGTACGAGGTGCCCGAGGCGGGACGCGACGCCAAGGGACAGCATGTCGCGAACCTCCTCGCGCTGCAGCCCGAGGAGAAGATCGCCCAGGTGCTCGCGATCAGCGACTACCAGGCGAAGGACTACCTGGTGCTGGCCACCCAGGGCGGGCTGGTGAAGAAGACCCGTCTGAGCGAGTACGACACCAACCGTCAGGGCGGCGTGATCGCCATCCGGATGCGGGAGGGCGACGAGCTCGTCAGCGCCAAGCTCGTCAACGCGGATGAGGACATCCTCCTCATCAGCGCGAAGGGCATGTCGGTGCGCTTCCACGCCACCGACGACGCCCTGCGCCCGATGGGTCGGGCGACCGAGGGCGTGCGCGGCATGAAGTTCAAAGACGAGGCGGACTGCCTGCTCTCGGCATCCGTCGTCGCCGACGACGCGTACGTCTTCACCGTCACCGACGGCGGCTACGCCAAGCGCACCTCGGTCTCCGAGTACAAGGTGCAGAAGCGCGGCGGAACCGGCATCAAGGTGGCCAAGCTGAGCGATGAGCGCGGTGTCCTCGCGGGCGGCCTGGTCGTCGCCGAGGAGGACGAGGTCTTGGTGGTTCTGTCCAGCGGCAAGGTGGTACGCTCTGCCGTGGCCGAGGTGCCCGCCAAGGGCCGCGACACCATGGGAGTCGTGTTCGCTCGAATGAAGGGCGATGACCGCATCCTCGCCGTCGCGCGCAACAGCGAGCGCGGCATCGATGACGAGGACGAGACGGAAGACGAGACCTCTGCGCCCGAGACCCCCGAAGCCTGA
- the gyrB gene encoding DNA topoisomerase (ATP-hydrolyzing) subunit B, with protein MDSASRGGAGQDASASSESAPDPHRVPGDYGADAIQVLEGLEAVRKRPGMYIGSTGPRGLHHLVYEIVDNSVDEALAGYADNIEVTILADGGIRVDDNGRGIPVDPHASDPTKSTVEVVLTILHAGGKFGGGGYAVSGGLHGVGSSVVNALSSRFDVEIRRKGHVWRHSFANGGVPQQKLIKGEETDGTGTIITFWPDPEIFTETVEFDYETLRTRFQQMAFLNKGLRIALRDERPASAYEVDTEDGASVTRQPSDVFLYERGLVDYVEYLNRVRKAEVVNDEIIDFEAEDTERKISLEIAMQWTASYTENVFTYANTINTHEGGTHEEGFRAALTGLINRYARANNLLKEKDDNLSGEDVREGLTAVISIKLGEPQFEGQTKTKLGNTEAKTFVQRIVHEQLGDWLDRNPAQAKNIIRKSIDAATARLAARKARETARRKSVFESAAMPDKLKDCTSKDPSISEIFLVEGDSAGGSAVQGRDPHTQAILALRGKILNVERARLDKALSNKEVQAMIQAFGTGIGEDFDIDKARYHKIVLMADADVDGQHITTLLLTLLFRYMRGLIEAGFVYLAMPPLYRLKWTNSAHEYVYTDLERDALLKDGLANGKRLPKEAGIQRYKGLGEMNPKELWETTMDHTTRTLRQITIDDAAAADEIFSVLMGEDVESRRTFIQRNAKDVRFLDI; from the coding sequence ATGGACTCAGCGAGCCGAGGGGGTGCGGGACAGGACGCGTCCGCATCGTCCGAGTCCGCTCCCGACCCGCACCGGGTCCCCGGCGACTACGGTGCCGACGCCATCCAGGTCCTCGAGGGGCTCGAGGCCGTCCGCAAGCGGCCGGGCATGTACATCGGCTCCACGGGGCCGCGCGGCCTGCATCACCTCGTCTACGAGATCGTCGACAACTCCGTCGACGAGGCGCTGGCCGGCTACGCCGACAACATCGAGGTGACGATCCTCGCCGACGGCGGCATCCGCGTCGACGACAACGGCCGCGGCATCCCCGTCGACCCGCATGCGTCCGACCCGACGAAGTCGACCGTCGAGGTGGTGCTGACGATCCTGCATGCCGGCGGCAAGTTCGGCGGGGGCGGATACGCCGTCTCCGGCGGTCTGCACGGGGTCGGGTCCTCGGTCGTCAACGCGCTGTCGTCCCGGTTCGACGTCGAGATCAGGCGCAAGGGGCACGTCTGGCGGCACAGCTTCGCGAACGGCGGGGTTCCGCAGCAGAAGCTCATCAAGGGCGAGGAGACCGACGGCACCGGGACGATCATCACGTTCTGGCCGGACCCCGAGATCTTCACCGAGACCGTCGAGTTCGACTACGAGACGCTGCGCACCCGCTTCCAGCAGATGGCGTTCCTGAACAAGGGGCTGCGCATCGCCCTGCGCGACGAGCGCCCGGCATCCGCCTACGAGGTCGACACGGAGGACGGCGCGAGCGTCACCAGGCAGCCCTCCGACGTGTTCCTCTACGAGCGCGGACTCGTCGACTACGTCGAGTACCTCAACCGGGTGCGCAAGGCCGAGGTCGTCAACGACGAGATCATCGATTTCGAGGCGGAGGACACCGAGCGCAAGATCTCCCTGGAGATCGCGATGCAGTGGACCGCCTCGTACACCGAGAACGTGTTCACGTACGCGAACACCATCAACACCCACGAGGGCGGCACGCACGAGGAGGGATTCCGGGCGGCGCTGACAGGGCTGATCAACCGCTACGCCCGGGCCAACAACCTGCTCAAGGAGAAGGACGACAACCTCTCCGGCGAGGATGTCCGCGAGGGGTTGACCGCGGTCATCTCCATCAAGCTCGGCGAACCGCAGTTCGAGGGTCAGACCAAGACCAAGCTCGGCAACACCGAGGCGAAGACGTTCGTGCAGAGGATCGTGCACGAGCAGCTGGGCGACTGGCTCGACCGCAATCCCGCGCAGGCCAAGAACATCATCCGCAAGTCCATCGACGCCGCCACCGCGCGTCTCGCCGCGCGCAAGGCGCGTGAGACGGCCCGGCGCAAGAGCGTGTTCGAGTCGGCGGCGATGCCCGACAAGCTCAAGGACTGCACGAGCAAGGACCCCTCGATCAGCGAGATCTTCCTCGTGGAGGGGGATTCCGCCGGCGGCTCGGCCGTGCAGGGCCGCGACCCGCACACGCAGGCGATCCTCGCCCTGCGCGGCAAGATCCTCAACGTCGAGCGGGCGCGACTGGACAAGGCGCTCAGCAACAAAGAGGTCCAGGCCATGATCCAGGCCTTCGGCACCGGCATCGGCGAGGACTTCGACATCGACAAGGCGCGGTACCACAAGATCGTGCTGATGGCGGACGCCGATGTCGACGGCCAGCACATCACGACGCTGCTGCTCACGCTGCTGTTCCGCTACATGCGCGGTCTCATCGAGGCCGGCTTCGTGTACCTCGCTATGCCGCCGCTGTACCGGCTGAAGTGGACGAACTCCGCGCACGAGTACGTGTACACCGACCTGGAGCGGGATGCGCTGCTGAAGGACGGGCTCGCCAACGGCAAGCGGCTGCCCAAGGAGGCCGGCATCCAGCGGTACAAGGGTCTGGGCGAGATGAACCCGAAGGAGCTGTGGGAGACCACGATGGATCACACCACCCGCACGCTCCGCCAGATCACCATCGACGACGCGGCCGCGGCCGACGAGATCTTCAGCGTGCTGATGGGGGAGGACGTCGAGTCGCGACGCACCTTCATCCAGCGCAACGCCAAGGACGTGCGGTTCCTTGACATCTGA
- a CDS encoding DUF721 domain-containing protein: protein MTDPQPPETIATYLRLRGLKPSSKNWRRRRRVAVDDDNAPFTKGRDPGTLGDVLAQLTRDSGWERTLAAEDLVRQWAELAGADTAKHSEPVSLERGVLTVKCDSTAWAKNLQFMRSVIMTEIGRRYPDAGVENLRFIGPDVPSWKWGVRVVPGRGPRDTYG from the coding sequence ATGACTGACCCGCAGCCGCCCGAGACCATCGCCACCTATCTGCGGCTGCGCGGCCTCAAGCCCAGCTCGAAGAACTGGAGGCGCCGCAGGCGCGTGGCCGTCGACGATGACAACGCGCCGTTCACGAAGGGGCGGGATCCCGGTACCCTCGGCGACGTTCTCGCGCAGCTGACCAGGGATTCCGGCTGGGAGAGGACGCTGGCGGCGGAGGACCTCGTGCGGCAGTGGGCCGAACTGGCCGGAGCCGACACCGCGAAGCACTCCGAGCCGGTGTCCCTGGAGCGCGGTGTGCTCACCGTCAAGTGCGATTCCACCGCGTGGGCGAAGAACCTGCAGTTCATGCGGTCGGTCATCATGACGGAGATCGGTCGTCGGTATCCGGATGCCGGCGTCGAGAACCTGCGATTCATCGGACCGGACGTCCCGTCCTGGAAATGGGGGGTGCGAGTCGTTCCCGGACGGGGCCCGCGTGACACCTACGGGTAG
- the recF gene encoding DNA replication/repair protein RecF (All proteins in this family for which functions are known are DNA-binding proteins that assist the filamentation of RecA onto DNA for the initiation of recombination or recombinational repair.): MIVEHLNLVDFRNYATADLTLHPGPNVLVGSNGQGKTNLAEAVVFLATLGSHRVSSDAPMVRDGAESAIVRARLVHGSRTVLVEVQINRHGSNRARINGSPAKTNELPRYAHVVLFAPEDLQIVRGDPASRRRFADQLLIQRTPRMAGVIADYERVLRQRTALLKSARARGIRGEGLSTLDVWDDKLVSLGSEIIHARLRLASDLQPPLAEAYSAIAGADHSPQLEWAMSVRGGDPEESPDEDPDTDAVSAAREGIEEQFRARLEAKRSREIDRGLTLVGPHRDDLVLRVRDLPVKGYASHGESWSVALALRLASAQLLRAESPAGDPVLILDDVFAELDADRRRRLATITAGYEQVVVTAAVEADIPEELHRHVVRIHAGTISDERTREPEVDDD; encoded by the coding sequence GTGATCGTGGAGCACCTGAACCTGGTCGACTTCCGCAATTACGCGACCGCCGACCTGACCCTGCATCCGGGGCCGAATGTTCTCGTCGGCAGCAACGGACAGGGCAAGACCAACCTCGCAGAGGCGGTGGTGTTCCTGGCGACACTGGGTTCGCATCGGGTCTCCTCGGATGCTCCGATGGTGCGTGACGGCGCGGAGTCCGCGATCGTCCGCGCACGGCTCGTGCACGGCAGCCGCACCGTGCTCGTCGAGGTGCAGATCAACAGGCACGGCTCGAACCGGGCCCGCATCAACGGATCACCGGCGAAGACCAACGAGCTGCCCCGTTACGCGCATGTCGTGCTGTTCGCGCCGGAGGACCTGCAGATCGTGCGGGGAGACCCGGCCTCGCGCAGAAGATTCGCGGATCAGCTGCTGATCCAGCGCACGCCGCGCATGGCCGGGGTCATCGCCGACTATGAGCGGGTGCTGCGCCAGCGCACGGCACTGCTGAAGTCGGCCAGAGCCCGCGGCATCCGCGGCGAGGGCCTGTCCACGCTCGACGTCTGGGACGACAAGCTCGTCTCGCTGGGCTCGGAGATCATCCATGCGCGGCTGCGGCTGGCATCAGACCTGCAGCCGCCGCTGGCCGAGGCGTACAGTGCGATCGCCGGGGCCGACCACAGCCCGCAGTTGGAGTGGGCGATGTCCGTACGGGGCGGGGATCCCGAGGAATCGCCGGATGAGGACCCCGACACGGATGCCGTGAGCGCCGCGCGCGAAGGGATCGAGGAGCAGTTCCGGGCACGCCTGGAGGCGAAGCGCAGCAGGGAGATCGACCGTGGCCTCACGCTCGTCGGTCCGCATCGCGACGACCTCGTGCTGCGCGTGCGGGATCTGCCCGTGAAGGGGTATGCCTCCCACGGCGAATCCTGGTCGGTCGCGCTGGCGCTGCGACTGGCCTCGGCGCAGCTGCTGCGGGCGGAGTCCCCCGCCGGCGATCCCGTGCTCATCCTCGACGACGTCTTCGCCGAGCTGGACGCCGACCGACGGCGCCGACTCGCGACCATCACCGCCGGTTACGAACAGGTCGTCGTGACGGCGGCCGTCGAAGCCGACATCCCCGAGGAGCTGCACAGGCACGTCGTGCGCATCCATGCCGGTACCATCAGCGACGAGAGGACCAGGGAGCCGGAGGTGGACGATGACTGA